AGATCTGCGACGACAAGATCCGCAATGAGCAATTCCTGAAACATGTCTGTACGGATATCACCCGCACACATCTCCTTATCTGCCCGGAACACTTCTAATCCGGCAGCCTCTAGTGCTGGCTTGATCAGTTCCGAATAGACGAGGTTGAAATCGATTTCGGCACCCTGGCTGTCCTTCTTCACACCAAACGGCATCGCGACAAAGGCATGGGGCTTCACAAAGCACCTCTAGATCTTCAAACCCTTAAGCTCGGACATAAATATGGGGAATGGGGTTTCTTGCCGCTCCAAACCTATACTTAAACGGATAAGCGGTCAATGTAGAGTCAACAGCCAAAGACAATCGTGCTCTATCCTAGCCTTCTCACCACCAAAATCCCGTCCCGAATCGTCACAAGTACAGCAGTGACGTGCCGATCTGTTGAAATGACACGGTTGAGCTCCTGAATGGCGGCCGTGGACTCATCCGGCGGTGGCTGCTTCAACACCTCGCCGCTCCAGAGTACGTTGTCGATCAAAATGACGCCGTTCGGACTCAGCAGGTCGAGCGATCGTCGATAGTAATTGAGATAGTTGATCTTGTCAGCATCGATGAAGATGACATCAAATGGACCAGTGAGCGTCCGCATCGTGTCGAGGGCAGGGCCCGTACGAATGCTGATTTTCTTCCCAACTGGCACCTGCCCAAAATAACGCCGAGCCACGGCTGCTGACTTTTCGTTAACTTCACAGGTAATAACTACTCCATCGTCCGGCAGTGCTTCGGCAAAGCACAGGGCGCTGTAACCGGTGAACATGCCGATTTCCAGCACCCGTTTGGCCCCGACCAACTTGGTCATCATTTTCAAGAAGGCCCCTTCCAATGGACCGACCAGCATCTGGGGATATTCCATGGTCCGCTGAGTCTCTTCGCGCAAAGCACGACAAATAGCGGACTCCGGCATGGAATGGGCTTCAGCATAGGTTTCGATCTCAGACAGAACCAACTTTTCCATGAGTGTCCCTTTCAGCTATTTGAAAACGCGTCGCCCCTTGCGTACACTGCGCCCGACCACTGGATGGCAAGCGTGAATCTTAGCATAGGGAACAGGAGGCCGATTTGAAAACCCTCGCGACGTTAGAACCCCTCACCACAAGACTCTTGGAGATTCAACGGATCAATAGCGCCGCCTCGGTCCTCTCGTGGGATCAGGAAACCTACATGCCGGCCGGTGGTGGAGAGGCGAGGGCTGAACAGATCGCGGTGCTGCAAGGCATCGCCCATCAAAAATTGGTGTCGGCGGAGGTCCAGTCGCTCTTGTCCCAATGGGTCAACCCTGCGACCGGCCAGGCAGCCGAACAACCAGGCGACGCGTGGGATGAACCCTCCCGCTCTCTGTTGCGGGAAGTGTGGCGGGACTTCAGCCGCGCACAGAAACTCCCATCCGACTTTGTGGTGAAGCTCAGTCGCGAATGTTCCCTCGCACAACAGGTCTGGGCGGAGGCCAAACAGACCAACAAGTTTTCGATGTTCCTGCCGAATCTTCGAACCGTGCTCCAGCTCAAACGTGAAGAAGCGGAGTATCTTGGCTATAAGAGTTCACCCTACAACGCATTGCTCGATGTGTATGAGCCAGGAGCCACCATTGAGACGCTCCAGCCCGTGTTTGCGGTGTTGAAGGCCCGCCTGGTGCCGTTACTGAAAAAGATCACTCAGAGTCGGGTCCAGATTGACGACGGCGTTCTCCACCACTCCTATGATCATAGTCGTCAGCTGGAGTTTGGCCGATTGGTCCTGACAGCCATGGGGTATGACTTCGAACGTGGTCGACTGGACCTCTCGGCCCATCCCTTTACAACCTCGTTTCATCCCACCGACGTACGCGTCACAACTCGCGTGCATGAACAGGAGCTCCAGTCTTGCCTGTTCAGCTGTATCCATGAAGGCGGTCACGGGTTGTATGACCAGGGCCTTGATCAGCGCTATTTCGGCACGCCGCTGGGCGACTCAGTTTCCTTGGGAATCCATGAGAGCCAATCCCGCCTCTGGGAGAATTGCGTCGGGCGGTCTCGGCCGTTCTGGCGTTTTTTTTACCCGATCTTACAACAGACCTTCCCTGACCAATTGCACGGAATGGATGTCGATCACTTCTATGCCGCGATCAATCGCGTTAAGCCCTCCTTGATCCGTGTCGAGGCGGACGAGCTGACCTACAATCTCCACATCATGTTGCGGTTTGAGATTGAACAAGCGCTAGTGGAAGGCAAGACTCAGCCTGAAGCGTTACCCGCGCTCTGGAATGACAAGATGGAGGAATATCTCGGCATCAGACCACCGTCCGATACCGAAGGCGTGTTACAGGATGTTCACTGGTCGTTCGGCGCTTTCGGGTATTTCCCGACCTATACCCTAGGCAACCTATATTCTGTCCAATTCTTTGAACAGGCCAAATTGGAGCTCCCACAGTTGGAGGTTGATATCGCTGCGGGACAACTACTCCCCCTGCGCCGGTGGTTGGAGCAGAAGATTCACCGCTGGGGTCGCATGTTTACCCCAGCCCACCTGGCCGAACGGATCACGGGCTCCTCACTCCGTCCCGAGCCCTTCCTGAATTATGTGGAGCAGAAGTACGAAGAGCTCTACCAACTCTGACTGTCCCATGCCGGTCGGGACTCATACCCCATCGCCGCATTGAGCTTTCCCGCGATAGCGGGAGGGATGATGAATTCAGCTTGCACGTCGATGCGATGCGGCACGAGTAGTGTCGTGTGAAACACGATATCTCGAATGGGAATTTTGAGTTCAGGATCCTGAGGCGTACTGAGCTGCACCGCCTCAACCGAATTCGTGATAGTGCCACTATCTTGTGGCGCATAGGCCGCCACGACGGCCTCGATGATCTCTTTGACCTGTTCGTTGGCCTCCACACCCTCGATGGCTGTGAGCAGTAATGGGATCGCCTCCTCCTTCACTTGATCCGAGACGGTGAAGTTTTCAACTCGGCCTTTTCGCCGGAGCGACGTCAGATCATTATCCAGCTCCTTACTAAAGGCCCCGTATGCAAATCGGAAGAATTCGAAATGGAGGGCCTTGACCCCCTTGGCAAAGGTCTGGAGTTCACACAGGAAAC
The Candidatus Nitrospira nitrosa DNA segment above includes these coding regions:
- a CDS encoding O-methyltransferase, encoding MEKLVLSEIETYAEAHSMPESAICRALREETQRTMEYPQMLVGPLEGAFLKMMTKLVGAKRVLEIGMFTGYSALCFAEALPDDGVVITCEVNEKSAAVARRYFGQVPVGKKISIRTGPALDTMRTLTGPFDVIFIDADKINYLNYYRRSLDLLSPNGVILIDNVLWSGEVLKQPPPDESTAAIQELNRVISTDRHVTAVLVTIRDGILVVRRLG
- a CDS encoding carboxypeptidase M32, which encodes MKTLATLEPLTTRLLEIQRINSAASVLSWDQETYMPAGGGEARAEQIAVLQGIAHQKLVSAEVQSLLSQWVNPATGQAAEQPGDAWDEPSRSLLREVWRDFSRAQKLPSDFVVKLSRECSLAQQVWAEAKQTNKFSMFLPNLRTVLQLKREEAEYLGYKSSPYNALLDVYEPGATIETLQPVFAVLKARLVPLLKKITQSRVQIDDGVLHHSYDHSRQLEFGRLVLTAMGYDFERGRLDLSAHPFTTSFHPTDVRVTTRVHEQELQSCLFSCIHEGGHGLYDQGLDQRYFGTPLGDSVSLGIHESQSRLWENCVGRSRPFWRFFYPILQQTFPDQLHGMDVDHFYAAINRVKPSLIRVEADELTYNLHIMLRFEIEQALVEGKTQPEALPALWNDKMEEYLGIRPPSDTEGVLQDVHWSFGAFGYFPTYTLGNLYSVQFFEQAKLELPQLEVDIAAGQLLPLRRWLEQKIHRWGRMFTPAHLAERITGSSLRPEPFLNYVEQKYEELYQL